The Peribacillus sp. FSL P2-0133 genome has a segment encoding these proteins:
- a CDS encoding MFS transporter, producing MNYIEPAGKSFRKTILALFLGSFVTFADLYSTQPVIPVFAKQFGVSPAMASLTLSFATGTLAICLLLVSFFSENIDRKKIMGTALTLSALLSICVSFIQDDLYILIAIRAIQGAVLAGFPAIAMAYINEEFHPKSLGYVMGIYVSGSSIGGLAGRLIVGVLTDHFSWNIAIGSLGALSLIISLAFWWMLPPSQHAIRVGASFSRIKTSLINNLRNGRLVLLFGMAFLLMGSFVTVYNFVGIPLMGPPYHLSQTLIGFIFIIYLVGTFSSTWMGKLADQYGRRHVLLIGIAIMLMGALLTLLDPLLLKIMGLALFTFGFFGAHSIASSWVGRLADKNEKAQASALYLLFYYAGSSVVGASGGLFLMKFGWGGVISAVSILIILAAVCAMMAGKVKTV from the coding sequence GTGAATTATATCGAGCCTGCTGGTAAATCATTCAGGAAAACAATCTTGGCTTTATTTCTTGGTAGCTTTGTAACGTTTGCGGATCTGTATAGTACCCAACCGGTCATACCGGTTTTCGCAAAGCAATTCGGAGTCTCTCCTGCAATGGCAAGTCTTACATTATCTTTTGCAACAGGAACGCTTGCCATCTGTTTATTGCTTGTTTCCTTTTTCTCAGAAAATATCGATAGGAAAAAAATAATGGGGACGGCCCTCACTCTGTCTGCATTGTTATCCATATGTGTCAGCTTTATCCAGGATGACCTATACATCCTTATCGCAATACGGGCGATTCAAGGAGCGGTGCTTGCAGGTTTCCCGGCAATTGCGATGGCCTATATCAATGAAGAATTTCATCCGAAAAGCCTGGGCTATGTGATGGGGATCTATGTGAGTGGTTCGAGTATCGGCGGATTGGCAGGCAGGCTGATTGTCGGGGTGCTGACCGACCATTTTTCATGGAACATAGCGATTGGAAGCCTTGGGGCTTTAAGTTTGATCATCAGTCTGGCTTTTTGGTGGATGCTTCCGCCTTCGCAGCATGCCATCCGCGTAGGGGCCTCATTTTCGAGAATCAAAACCTCCCTTATTAATAACTTAAGGAATGGCAGACTAGTACTATTATTCGGCATGGCCTTCCTATTAATGGGCTCGTTCGTTACCGTCTATAACTTTGTGGGCATACCTTTAATGGGACCGCCATATCATTTATCTCAAACATTGATAGGCTTCATTTTCATTATCTATCTTGTAGGGACATTCAGTTCCACATGGATGGGGAAGCTTGCCGATCAATATGGTCGGAGGCATGTACTTCTTATCGGAATCGCAATCATGCTGATGGGCGCCCTTTTAACCTTATTGGATCCGCTTTTGCTTAAAATAATGGGACTTGCATTGTTTACATTTGGTTTTTTTGGAGCTCATTCAATTGCGAGCAGCTGGGTCGGAAGGTTGGCTGATAAGAATGAAAAGGCACAAGCGTCCGCTTTATATCTCCTGTTTTACTATGCGGGATCAAGTGTAGTGGGGGCATCAGGCGGTTTATTCCTGATGAAGTTCGG